A stretch of DNA from Dehalobacterium formicoaceticum:
CCGACCAGTACTGACGTTCAAGGTGATGATCAGGGTTGGCACGGGGTTTGGGTGATTATTGAAGTCAATAGGGGAGTAGTCGCGCCTGTGTCCTGGGAATTGTTAGGTGAAGGGCGCAAGCTGGCTGATACCATCGGCTGTGAGCTTTGCGGCGTGATCATCGGATTTGAGATCGAAGATGTAGTTCCCCAAGCATTTGCCTATGGCGCGGAGAAGGTCTACCTGGTGGATCACCCTGTGCTGAAGGATTACCGTACAGAACCCTATACAGCTGCAATGGCAGACATCGCCAATCAGTACCGCCCGGAGATAATTCTGATGGGAGCCACCTCTATGGGACGTGATGTCTTTCCTGCCGTGGCCACCAAGCTGCAGACGGGGCTTACCGCCGACTGCACGGTGCTGGGTATTGATTCGGAGACGAAAAACCTGCAGCAAACCCGACCCGCCTTTGGGGGTAATATTATGGCGACCATTCTTTGCCGGACAAGCCGTCCCCAAATGGCGACAGTACGGCCCAGAGTGATGGAAATGCCGCCCAAGGTAGAGGGACGGACCGGTGAAATCATTATCGCCCCCTTTAATCATGGGGAAGATGATTTTCGTACTAAGGTTATTGAGTTTATCCCCGCAGTTGCCGGGAATGCTTTCCTGGATAAGGCAGAAATCATTGTTTCCGTTGGTTTGGGGCTTGGGGCCAAAAGGCATTTGGCCATGGCTCAGGAATTGGCTGACGTTTTGGGGGCAACCCTGGCCGGATCCCGGGGAGCGGTGGAGGCAGGCTGGTTAACCCATGATCAGCAGGTGGGGCAATCGGGGGTGACGGTGCGGCCCAAGGTTTATATCGCCATCGGTATTTCCGGTGCCATTCAGCATCTGGCCGGCATGGCCACCTCAGATTTTATCATTGCCATTAATAATGATCCGGAGGCGCCCATTTTTTCCGTGGCCAATTTTGGCATATCAGGGGATCTTTTTCAAATCGTACCGGCACTGACGGAAGAATTTAAAAAACGATTGGGCAGCGGTAATTAATTAATGGTTTAATAAACATAATGATTTAATGATTTGATAAATTAATGTCTTAATGAATCAATGGATGAAAATATTTAATGTCATACAGAGGAGGTGCAAGAGTGGAAAACTTTGATGTGATTGTCGTAGGCGGCGGCCCGGCAGGCTTGTCTGCTGCAATTAGCGCAGCTCGTGCCGGGATGAAAACCGTGGTCATCGAAAGGGGCGACTACCCGGGCACTAAGAATATGATGGGGGGAATTCTGTACACTGACCCCACTGATGATGTGGTGCCAGAATTTTGGAAGGAAGCACCTTTGGAACGGCCGATTATTGAACAGCGCTTTGGCATGCTTAGCGGTGATCAGTCGGTCATGGCCGCATACCGGGATCCGGTATGGGCGGATGAACCTTATAATGCCCATTCTATTTTTCGCGTGCCTTTTGACCGTTGGCTGGCGCAACAAGCAGAAAAAGCCGGTGTGATGATTATTACGGAAACCGTGGTGATTGATTTCCTTTATCAGGATCAAAAAGTGGTCGGAGTGCGCACGGGACGGGAAGAAGGGGAATTAGGAGCCAAAATGGTCATCCTTGCGGAAGGGGTTAATAATTTCCTGGCTGTACAGGCAGGGCTGGCCTATCCTTTAACAACGCACACTGTGGCCGTTGCTGTAAAGGAAGTCATCGCCTTACCTTCGGAAACCATCGAAGACCGTTTCTGTCTGGAGAAAGGGCAGGGGGCAACCATCGAATTATATGGTGATTCCACTGACGGCATGATGGGCTCCGCCTTTATCTATACCAATAGAGAATCCTTGTCCGTGGGTGTGGGTGCTTTGCTGGAACCCTTGATCCAAAAGCACTGGACGCCCAATGATCTGATCGAAGCCTTTAAAGCAAAGCCTTATGTGAAGCGCCTCTTGCAAGGGGGAGAAACCAAGGAATATCTGGCCCATTTAATCCCTGAAGGAGGATATGACCAGATGCCCAAGATCTACCGCCGGGGTTTACTGGTGGCGGGAGACACGGCAATGCTGATGAATTCCTTAAACCGGGAGGGTGCCAACATGGCCATGACCTCGGGGAAAATCGCCGGGGAAGTAGCGGCACAGTCCATCCAAAGGGATGATTTCAGCGACCAGGCCATGGCGGTTTATGAATCCCGCTTGCGTGATTCTTTTGTTATGAAAGATATGAAGCATTATCGCCATATGGGTAAATTCTTGGAAGAGAACCCTCATCTATTGGAAGAATACCCGGATATGGCTGCCCAGGTGCTCAAGATGTATTTAACTGTGGACGGAATCCCTAAAAAACAGCGGCAAAAGGAGATCCTGAAAAAGGTTTATCAAATACGTTCAAAAAGAGGTTTACTCAAGGATATTTATGGAGCATGGAGGGCATTTCTATGAATCTAAATGATAAGTTGTATCTGGTGCGCTTTAATACGGATCAATCCAGTCATATTCATATTATCGACGGAAAAGTCTGTCTCGAACAATGTATTGATAAACCCTGTACCCGGTTTTGTCCCTCTCATGTTTACCAGTGGGATGAGGAAGAAAAACGGATTGCCGTGGGCTATGAAGGCTGTCTGGAATGCGGTACCTGCCGTATCGGCTGTCCTTACGGCAATATTGACTGGCATTATCCCAGGGGCGGCTTCGGCGTCTCCTGGAAAAACGGTTAAGAAAATATTAATTTACCGGTGGGCAGGCACATTCTTTCTCTCTGCATCATAGATTAGAATTAGCTTAAAATTTGCCTATGATGATGAAAGGAATGAGCTTCATGTATCGTTTTCCCAGAATGTATCCCTGTCCATATCATATGCAGAACCAAATGTATCAGGCCGGACAGATGTCTCAATGTCCCTACTGTACCAATATGCCCATGCATAACCCCAGCCAATTGATGATGACGCAGCATCAATGTCTCCCCTGTCCCGATCAGTCGCCGGCGGGCACACCTATCCGGCTGATGGATTATGGGCCGAATCCTTTTGCTGTCAATATTGAGGAAGCCACTACCCAGAATGATAACTACCGTCTTGCTTTATGGACCGGTGAACATTTGCAGTTGACCTTAATGAGTATCGATGTGGGGGGAGATATTGGCTTAGAAATACATCCTCACGTTGATCAATTCATTCGCATTGAAGAAGGTCAGGGACTGGTGCAAATGGGTGACAGAAGGGATCAATTGGATTTTCAGGCTAATGTTTGTGCAGATTTTATTTTTATTATTCCGGCCGGCAAATGGCATAATCTGACTAACACAGGCAACACGCCGATTAAATTGTATTCGATCTATGCTCCGCCCAATCATCCTCATGGTACGATTCATCAAACGAAGGAAGATGCGGAAGAGCAACATGACTAAAAGTGAGAATACATATAGCAAATAACCTTATACCTTTAAAACGGACACTTTCCGAAAACGGGAAAAACACGGTCGCCCCGTGTTTTTTTCATTTTCCCATAGATTTATTTCCTGATTGTCTGATAGTCTGATAATCTGATAGTATAAAGAAAGGGATATCGATGGACCCCACTTGTATAATAGTAAAATACAGGGTAAACTAAATATGTGGTAAATTTTACTTAGCGAATTTTATTTAGAAGACTTAAAAGGGAGGAAAGAGTTATGGATGTTATTGAAGCTTTACAAACCCGTCGCAGTTTCAGGGCTTATAAACCGGATACAGTAGATCAAGACACGATCAGGAAGATTGTCGAGGCAGCTAATCATGCTCCTTCATGGGCCAACACTCAGCCGTGGGAGTTTTATGTTGCTTCCGGGCAGCCACTGGAGAATTTGCGCCGGCGATGTGTGGAAAATTTCCGCAATGGGGTTGCCATGGAGCCGGATATTCCTTTTGCAAAAGAATGGCCGGAAGCCCATAAAAGTCGTACCTTCAAGATGGGAGCAGCAAGATTTGAAACTTTAGGCATCGACAGGGATGATCAAGAAGGCAGAACAAAACTTACGGAAAATAATTTCAGATTTTTTGGTGCTCCGGTAATGATATTTCCCTGTATGGACCGCAATTTGCCCCAATGGTCCTTGTATGATATGGGAGCTGTGTCACAAAGTATCATGCTGGCGGCGCAGCATTATGGATTAAATACCGTAACTGCAATCATGATGGCAGCTTATCCCCAAATTATCAGGGAAGAGCTAAAGGTACCGGACGAGCTCTCGATTGTGATTGGAATTGCTTTGGGCTATGGTGATGCCGAAAGCGTTCAGAATAATTACGTCACTGAAAGACGTCCCCTTAATGAGATTCTGCATATTCAGGGATGATAAGTAAAATTAAAAATGGATCTCTTGGATCTCTTATGACGAAGCGCGGATCTTAAAGATTATTAAAGGTAAAAGCCAGGGAATTAACAGATACCCTGGCTTTATCAAATTTCAAGACCTTTATTCAGCTTTAGCTGAACGAGTTCACTTCCCACCGTATTTCATAATCTGTCTGAACAATGTTTCTGTAACTACCTCTTTAAATAATATCCCAAAAGTGTATAATTATATTAAACTTTGTATCGGAAGAACGGCCCATATCACTCCATGTAACGGGTTGTCAGACTATAAACTTGGCCGATGCCTAATCTGCTTTTTATGGAGGAAGTCCAGTGACCACAGCAATTATCAGTAACATTCAGAAATATTCCATTCATGACGGGCCTGGTATTCGCAGTACCGTCTTCTTAAAAGGCTGCCCTCTTCGTTGTGCCTGGTGCCATAATCCGGAAAATCTGTCCTTTCAACCGGAGATCCTTTATTATCAGGATAAATGTATCGGCTGCAACTCCTGCCTGGAAGCCTGTCCCAGTCAGGCACTGAGCGCATCTGACCAGGGTATCAATATCGACAAAGAGGCGTGTACCCAATGCGGCACCTGCAGCGAACTTTGTCCCACCCTGGCTCTGGAAAAGCTGGGCCAGGAAATGACTGTCGCAGAGGTACTGGCAGAAGTAAGTAAGGATGAAATCTTTTATCAGCAAAGCAAAGGCGGAGTGACTCTGAGCGGGGGAGAACCCCTGAGCCAGTTGGAGTTTGCGGTGGAATTTCTGAAACGCTGCCAAGAACGTGGTTACCATACCACCGTGGATACCAGCGGTTTTGTCCCGGAAGCAGCATTTGATGCTGTGTTGCCTTATGTAGATTTGTTTCTGTACGATCTCAAGCTTTTAGATGATGATGCACACCAAAGGCATGTGCAAGCACCGGCGGCTCCGGTCTTAAGCAATCTTCGTCATCTCGTGGAAAAAGGAGCCCAGGTATGGATTAGAGTCCCTGTCATTCCAACCATCAATGATGCACCGGAACAGATCCGAAGCATCGGTGCCTTGATGCAAGAATTGAAATTAAAGGAGATCTATTTACTCCCATATCATAAAATGGCAGAAGCAAAATATCAACGCATGCACCTGCCCTACACGATCTCCCATATTGAAGAGCCCACATCAGAGCAGATGCAGGAACTGTTGGAAATTCTCCGCAATTTGGGATTAAATGTGCATCTAGGAGGTTAACTAATATGGCTATTAATATGGAAACTAAAGTAGAAACTGAAGAGGAAACCAAAACGAATAAAAACCTGGGCATGAACGCGCGGATCCAAAAATTGCGTCAGCAAAGCGTCAGCACTGTGCCCACCATCTCCATCGAACGTGCCCTGCTGATGACGGAGGCTTATCAAAAATATCAGGGCAAGGTCTCGATCCCGGTGCTTCGTGCCTTGTCTTTTAAACATCTTTGTGAAAACAAAACGATTGTCATCCTGGATGGGGAACTGATTGTAGGCGAAAGGGGTCCCAAGCCGCAGTCCGCCCCCACCTACCCGGAGCTGTGCTGCCATACCATGGAAGACTTCGAAATCATGGATCAGCGTGATAAGATCTTTTTTAAGGTCAGCGACGAGGCAAAAACGATCCAGGAAGAGGTGATCATCCCCTTTTGGCAGGGTAAAGCCATCCGTGATTTAATTATGGAGCAAATGACGCCTGAATGGCATGCTTGCTACGAAGCAGGTATTTTTACAGAATTTATGGAGCAGCGTTCCCCCGGTCATACGGTTTGTGACGATAAGATCTATCACAAGGGCATGCTGGATTTTAAAGCTGAGATCAAAGAACAGCTTGCCCGGCTGGATTATGTTCATGATTTTGATGCCTATAATAAGCAAGAAGAGTTAAAGGCCATGGATATTGCCTGCGATGCCCTGATCATTTTTGCCCGGCGCCATGCGGCATTGGCCCGGGAAATGGCCGCAGCATGCACTGATGCATTGCGCAAAGCAGAGCTTTTTAAGATTGCCGAGAATTGTGAATGGGTTCCGGCCCATGCGCCGAGAACGTTCCATGAAGCCCTGCAGATGTACTGGTTTGTCCATCTGGGTGTGATCACGGAGCTGAACACATGGGATGCTTTTTGTCCCGGACATCTGGATCAGCATCTGGATCCTTTTTATCAAAAAGAAGTTGCCGCGGGCAGCCTTACCCGGGAAAGCGCCATGGAATTGCTGGAAAGCTTTTGGGTGAAGTTTAACAATCAACCGGCACCGCCCAAGGTGGGCATTACTTTGAAAGAGAGCGCCACCTATACCGATTTTTGCAACATCAACATTGGCGGTATGAAGGGTGACGGCTCCAACGGGGTCAGTGAGGTTTCTTATCTGCTCTTGGACATTATCAAGGATATGCGGATTTTGCAGCCCTCGACCAACGTGCAGATCAGCAAAAAGAATCCAGATAAATTCGTCATCGAAGCGGGGCGGGTGATCAGAGAAGGTATGGGTTTTCCCTCTGTCTTTAACCATGATGCGGTGGTTATGGAGCTGCTGCGTCAGGGCAAGAGCCTGGAAGATGCCCGCAAAGGCGGCACCTCCGGGTGTGTGGAAGTGGGTGCCTTTGGCAAGGAGGCCTATATTCTCACCGGTTACTTTAACATGGTCAAGGTACTGGAGATCACCCTGCATAATGGGATTGATCCCCAAACAGGGAAGAAAATCGGCTTGGAAACCGGGGATGCCCGGGACTTTAAGTCCATGGATGATTTAATGGAAGCGTTCAAAAAGCAGATCGCCTACTTCATCGATGTGGATATTCGGGGCAACAATGTCATTGAAAAAATGTATGCCCAATATATGCCTTCTCCTTTTATGAGCGTGATTATCGAAGACTGTATCACCAAAGGCAAGGACTATAACGCGGGCGGCGCCCGTTACAACAGCCGTTACATCCAATTTGTCGGCCTGGGCTCCATCACCGACTGCTTCAGTTCCATCAAAAAGCATGTTTTTGATGATCAATCTTTGTCCATGGATCAGCTGCTCACTGTACTTGGGGCGGACTTTCAAGGTTATGAAAAAGAACGCCAGATTTTTTTGAATAAGACGCCCAAATATGGCAATGACGACGACCGGGCAGACAGCTTGATCATGGATATGTTCGAAATCATCTACGAACTAACCAACGGCAGACCCACCCCCAACGGCGGTCAGTACCGGGTAGAAATGCTGCCCACCACCTGTCATGTATACTTCGGCTCTGTCATTGGAGCGACCCCAGATGGCCGGAAAGCCGGGGTAGCTCTCTCCGAAGGGATTTCACCGGTACAGGGAGCGGACAGATGCGGCCCCACGGCCGTGATCAAATCAGCGGCCAAGCTGGATCAGCTGCGCACCGGCGGCGCATTGCTCAATCAGAAGTTTACCCCCGGCGTACTAGCAGGAGAGACCGGTCTGGAAGGTTTGAAGGATTTGATCCGGGCATATTTCGCTCTGGACGGTCATCATATTCAGTTCAATGTGGTGGACAGTAAAATGCTTCAGGATGCCCAACGTCATCCGGAAAATTACCATGACCTGATTGTGCGAGTAGCCGGGTACAGCGATTACTTTAATAACCTGACCAGGGAATTGCAGGACGAGATTATTCAACGCACGGAACAGACTGGATTCTAGGGGAAATAGATGTAGGAAAAATCGATGTATTGGCTTATAATAATCTTAATGCAAGGATAATATAATGAGGCTATTATTAATGAAGCTATTACAAAAATAGGAGGGTTAAATATGCTAAGTTATGTGGTTGCTATTTCCCAAAACAATGTCATTGGCAAGGAACAAGGCCTCCCCTGGCATCTTCCGGATGATGCAAAATTCTTTAAGGAGGTGACCCTTTCCCAAAGCAAAACCATGATCATGGGGCGTAAGACCTTTGAATCATTGCCCAAGGTACTGCCGGGAAGAAAGCATATCATCCTCACACGCAATGAAGATTATCAGGTCAATGATGAGAATGTTGTGGTTATCCATAATTTGGATGATCTAAAGCCCATGATTGAAGCTCCGGAAGAGTATTTTGTTATCGGCGGGGCAAAGATATTTAACTTGCTTTTTCCCTACGTGGAGAAAATGTATCTGACGGAAATTCATGAAGATTTTCCGGGAGACACCTTTTTCCCCAGCTATGACAGGGGAGAGTGGAAGGTTATCGAGCAAAAGGAAGGCACCGTGGACGAAAAGAATCACTACAAGCATACCTTTTTTATACTGGAGAAAATCAAATAGCCTGAGTATCCTAGAATTAAGCGTGTCAAGGGAACGGAATTGTCGAAACTGCGTTCCCTTGACATTTTTTGAATAAGTAAGATCAAATGTAAGCAATAAGGCCGGGAACAGGCACTTTTCTGATTTTCACTTTAGGGAAAACCGAATTTCATTACTAATTTAGAAGGGAATTGATCCCAATGTCAGATCATAAAAAAGAACCCAGAATCAAAAT
This window harbors:
- a CDS encoding FAD-dependent oxidoreductase gives rise to the protein MENFDVIVVGGGPAGLSAAISAARAGMKTVVIERGDYPGTKNMMGGILYTDPTDDVVPEFWKEAPLERPIIEQRFGMLSGDQSVMAAYRDPVWADEPYNAHSIFRVPFDRWLAQQAEKAGVMIITETVVIDFLYQDQKVVGVRTGREEGELGAKMVILAEGVNNFLAVQAGLAYPLTTHTVAVAVKEVIALPSETIEDRFCLEKGQGATIELYGDSTDGMMGSAFIYTNRESLSVGVGALLEPLIQKHWTPNDLIEAFKAKPYVKRLLQGGETKEYLAHLIPEGGYDQMPKIYRRGLLVAGDTAMLMNSLNREGANMAMTSGKIAGEVAAQSIQRDDFSDQAMAVYESRLRDSFVMKDMKHYRHMGKFLEENPHLLEEYPDMAAQVLKMYLTVDGIPKKQRQKEILKKVYQIRSKRGLLKDIYGAWRAFL
- a CDS encoding ferredoxin family protein, whose protein sequence is MNLNDKLYLVRFNTDQSSHIHIIDGKVCLEQCIDKPCTRFCPSHVYQWDEEEKRIAVGYEGCLECGTCRIGCPYGNIDWHYPRGGFGVSWKNG
- a CDS encoding nitroreductase; translated protein: MDVIEALQTRRSFRAYKPDTVDQDTIRKIVEAANHAPSWANTQPWEFYVASGQPLENLRRRCVENFRNGVAMEPDIPFAKEWPEAHKSRTFKMGAARFETLGIDRDDQEGRTKLTENNFRFFGAPVMIFPCMDRNLPQWSLYDMGAVSQSIMLAAQHYGLNTVTAIMMAAYPQIIREELKVPDELSIVIGIALGYGDAESVQNNYVTERRPLNEILHIQG
- a CDS encoding FAD-binding protein encodes the protein MTVVVDKAKCIGCGACVVECPVEALELVDGVAVVDPEKCQDLGHCVKVCPTDALSLPQLPMGAKETPAEKSGAAFDVQEPLPEGIKEYTDKDHTAPKPTSTDVQGDDQGWHGVWVIIEVNRGVVAPVSWELLGEGRKLADTIGCELCGVIIGFEIEDVVPQAFAYGAEKVYLVDHPVLKDYRTEPYTAAMADIANQYRPEIILMGATSMGRDVFPAVATKLQTGLTADCTVLGIDSETKNLQQTRPAFGGNIMATILCRTSRPQMATVRPRVMEMPPKVEGRTGEIIIAPFNHGEDDFRTKVIEFIPAVAGNAFLDKAEIIVSVGLGLGAKRHLAMAQELADVLGATLAGSRGAVEAGWLTHDQQVGQSGVTVRPKVYIAIGISGAIQHLAGMATSDFIIAINNDPEAPIFSVANFGISGDLFQIVPALTEEFKKRLGSGN
- the hypD gene encoding trans-4-hydroxy-L-proline dehydratase, with protein sequence MNARIQKLRQQSVSTVPTISIERALLMTEAYQKYQGKVSIPVLRALSFKHLCENKTIVILDGELIVGERGPKPQSAPTYPELCCHTMEDFEIMDQRDKIFFKVSDEAKTIQEEVIIPFWQGKAIRDLIMEQMTPEWHACYEAGIFTEFMEQRSPGHTVCDDKIYHKGMLDFKAEIKEQLARLDYVHDFDAYNKQEELKAMDIACDALIIFARRHAALAREMAAACTDALRKAELFKIAENCEWVPAHAPRTFHEALQMYWFVHLGVITELNTWDAFCPGHLDQHLDPFYQKEVAAGSLTRESAMELLESFWVKFNNQPAPPKVGITLKESATYTDFCNINIGGMKGDGSNGVSEVSYLLLDIIKDMRILQPSTNVQISKKNPDKFVIEAGRVIREGMGFPSVFNHDAVVMELLRQGKSLEDARKGGTSGCVEVGAFGKEAYILTGYFNMVKVLEITLHNGIDPQTGKKIGLETGDARDFKSMDDLMEAFKKQIAYFIDVDIRGNNVIEKMYAQYMPSPFMSVIIEDCITKGKDYNAGGARYNSRYIQFVGLGSITDCFSSIKKHVFDDQSLSMDQLLTVLGADFQGYEKERQIFLNKTPKYGNDDDRADSLIMDMFEIIYELTNGRPTPNGGQYRVEMLPTTCHVYFGSVIGATPDGRKAGVALSEGISPVQGADRCGPTAVIKSAAKLDQLRTGGALLNQKFTPGVLAGETGLEGLKDLIRAYFALDGHHIQFNVVDSKMLQDAQRHPENYHDLIVRVAGYSDYFNNLTRELQDEIIQRTEQTGF
- a CDS encoding cupin domain-containing protein codes for the protein MYRFPRMYPCPYHMQNQMYQAGQMSQCPYCTNMPMHNPSQLMMTQHQCLPCPDQSPAGTPIRLMDYGPNPFAVNIEEATTQNDNYRLALWTGEHLQLTLMSIDVGGDIGLEIHPHVDQFIRIEEGQGLVQMGDRRDQLDFQANVCADFIFIIPAGKWHNLTNTGNTPIKLYSIYAPPNHPHGTIHQTKEDAEEQHD
- a CDS encoding glycyl-radical enzyme activating protein, whose amino-acid sequence is MTTAIISNIQKYSIHDGPGIRSTVFLKGCPLRCAWCHNPENLSFQPEILYYQDKCIGCNSCLEACPSQALSASDQGINIDKEACTQCGTCSELCPTLALEKLGQEMTVAEVLAEVSKDEIFYQQSKGGVTLSGGEPLSQLEFAVEFLKRCQERGYHTTVDTSGFVPEAAFDAVLPYVDLFLYDLKLLDDDAHQRHVQAPAAPVLSNLRHLVEKGAQVWIRVPVIPTINDAPEQIRSIGALMQELKLKEIYLLPYHKMAEAKYQRMHLPYTISHIEEPTSEQMQELLEILRNLGLNVHLGG
- a CDS encoding dihydrofolate reductase; protein product: MLSYVVAISQNNVIGKEQGLPWHLPDDAKFFKEVTLSQSKTMIMGRKTFESLPKVLPGRKHIILTRNEDYQVNDENVVVIHNLDDLKPMIEAPEEYFVIGGAKIFNLLFPYVEKMYLTEIHEDFPGDTFFPSYDRGEWKVIEQKEGTVDEKNHYKHTFFILEKIK